In Salvelinus sp. IW2-2015 unplaced genomic scaffold, ASM291031v2 Un_scaffold9940, whole genome shotgun sequence, the following are encoded in one genomic region:
- the LOC139027328 gene encoding uncharacterized protein yields HVQNVQQVLKRLQDHHLYVKAEKSAYHVTTVAFLGFVLTPGGVNIDEXKVTAVLNWPKPTTVQELQRFLGFSNYYRRFTQNCSSTTAXLSALTSQKTXTLQRTDTALTAFETLKRLFTSAPILRQPVPTLPLVLEVDASEVG; encoded by the coding sequence AACACGTACAGAATGTGCAACAGGTCCTCAAACGACTACAGGACCACCATctttatgtcaaggctgagaagagcGCCTATCACGTTACTACGGTAGCCTTCCTAGGTTTTGTGTTGACACCAGGAGGGGTCAACATAGACGAAYGCAAAGTCACAGCCGTGCTTAACTGGCCCAAACCTACCACCGTACAGGAACTACAGCGTTTCCTAGGCTTTTCCAACTACTACCGCCGGTTCACCCAAAACTGCAGCAGCACAACCGCTRCTCTCTCAGCTCTCACCAGTCAAAAAACCCYWACCCTCCAAAGGACTGACACCGCCCTTACTGCATTTGAGACCTTGAAACGCCTCTTCACCTCTGCACCCATCCTTAGGCAGCCAGTTCCTACCCTTCCTTTGGTTCTGGAGGTTGATGCATCTGAGGTCGGR